The following proteins are encoded in a genomic region of Corylus avellana chromosome ca4, CavTom2PMs-1.0:
- the LOC132179532 gene encoding universal stress protein PHOS32, producing MPKITTKLPGFCLNRIRPHARVRSPPAQSKPPHGNLTSSKTLNPGHVKEEKPLLVISRKIVIVVDSSLEAKGALQWALSHTVQNQDTVILLCVTKPSNKQAAAATAQGSGKEIVPRANYEFIDSLKKLCKSKKPEVQIEVAVVEGKEKGPTIVEEARKQGASMLVLGQKKRSTTWRLLMMWAGSRVTGGVVEYCIQNADCMAIAVRRKSKKLGGYLITTKRQKDFWLLA from the exons ATGCCCAAAATAACTACAAAGTTGCCCGGTTTCTGCCTCAACAGAATTAGGCCTCATGCCAGGGTCCGCTCCCCTCCTGCACAATCCAAGCCTCCTCACGGCAATCTCACTTCCTCCAAAACTCTGAATCCTGGCCATGTCAAAGAGGAAAAACCCCTGTTGGTAATTAGTAGGAAGATTGTGATTGTGGTTGATTCCAGCCTTGAAGCTAAGGGAGCTTTGCAATGGGCACTCTCCCACACTGTTCAGAACCAGGACACAGTTATTCTTCTTTGCGTAACCAAGCCATCTAATAAGCAAGCTGCTGCAG CTACTGCTCAAGGCTCCGGCAAGGAGATCGTTCCAAGGGCTAATTATGAATTTATCGATTCTTTGAAGAAATTGTGCAAATCCAAGAAACCGGAG GTGCAAATTGAGGTTGCAGTGGTGGAAGGGAAGGAGAAAGGGCCTACAATAGTGGAAGAAGCAAGAAAACAAGGGGCGTCAATGCTGGTTTTGGGGCAGAAAAAACGCTCCACAACATGGCGTCTCCTGATGATGTGGGCGGGCAGCCGGGTCACCGGGGGAGTAGTGGAGTACTGTATCCAAAATGCTGATTGCATGGCGATTGCAGTGAGGAGGAAAAGCAAGAAGCTTGGAGGGTATTTGATCACCACCAAGCGTCAGAAAGATTTCTGGCTCttggcttaa
- the LOC132178420 gene encoding probable E3 ubiquitin-protein ligase RHB1A, with protein MGSACCCFRVKDLDPRENVDTSSHGNSIYHECFFSNLFNKYAGFFSSGQMHGLSSSSQEAASSTPNGAPENTEADTTTCSPRKSRCHSSEEEEDVCPTCLEEYTPENPKIITHCSHSYHLSCIYEWMERSPKCPLCCRVLTFDEAN; from the exons ATGGGTTCTGCTTGTTGTTGCTTTCGTGTCAAGGATCTTGATCCTAGAGAAAATGTAGATACATCCAGCCATGGAAACTCAATCTACCATGAGTGCTTCTTTAGTAACTTATTCAACAAG TATGCAGGATTCTTCAGCAGTGGCCAAATGCATGGCCTCTCTTCATCCAGTCAGGAGGCAGCTTCTTCGACTCCTAATGGGGCACCTGAAAATACAGAAGCTGACACTACGACTTGTTCTCCTAGAAAGTCAAGATGTCATtcatcagaagaagaagaagatgtctGCCCTACATGTCTTGAAG AATACACGCCTGAAAACCCTAAGATCATTACACATTGTTCTCACTCTTACCACCTTAGTTGTATATATGAGTGGATGGAGAGAAGCCCAAAATGTCCACTTTGTTGCCGG GTGTTGACATTTGACGAAGCAAATTAA
- the LOC132179115 gene encoding agamous-like MADS-box protein AP1 codes for MGRGRVQLKRIENKINRQVTFSKRRGGLLKKAHEISVLCDAEVAVIVFSHKGKLFEYATDSSMEKILERYERYSYAERQLAAADSEAQGNWTLEFARLKGKVELLQRNHRHYLGDDLESLSLKELQHLEQQLDTALKHVRTRKNQLMYESISQLQRKEKAIQEQNTILAKKIKENEKTAAQQVDWEQQNQGPNGSTSFLLPQPLPCLNIGGSYQEEAPEVRRNELELTLEPIYSCHLGCFAA; via the exons ATGGGGAGGGGTAGGGTTCAGCTGAAGCGCATAGAGAATAAGATCAACCGCCAGGTTACGTTTTCCAAAAGGAGAGGTGGGCTACTGAAGAAAGCTCACGAGATCTCTGTGCTCTGTGATGCTGAGGTTGCTGTGATTGTTTTCTCCCACAAGGGCAAGCTCTTTGAGTACGCCACTGATTCTAG CATGGAGAAAATACTTGAACGCTATGAGAGATATTCATACGCAGAGCGACAGCTTGCTGCAGCTGATTCTGAAGCACAG GGAAACTGGACACTGGAGTTTGCTAGACTCAAGGGTAAGGTGGAGCTTTTGCAAAGAAACCACAG GCACTATTTGGGAGATGATCTGGAATCACTAAGTCTCAAGGAGCTTCAACATTTGGAGCAGCAGCTTGATACTGCTCTTAAACACGTTCGAACAAGAAAA AACCAACTTATGTACGAGTCAATCTCGCAGCTTCAGAGAAAG GAGAAGGCAATACAGGAGCAGAACACCATCCTAGCAAAGAAG atcaaagaaaatgagaaaactgCGGCACAGCAGGTAGACTGGGAGCAGCAGAACCAAGGCCCTAATGGATCAACATCGTTTCTGCTGCCACAGCCACTTCCCTGCTTAAACATTGG TGGCAGTTACCAGGAAGAAGCGCCAGAAGTGAGGAGGAACGAGCTGGAGCTCACTCTTGAGCCAATATATTCATGTCACCTTGGATGCTTTGCCGCTTAA